A window of Nitrospirota bacterium genomic DNA:
TTGTGACGGACGAATTCATTCGTAAATCGCAGGCCTGATTCATTGAGGATACCGTCCTGAGAAAGGATGATCGTATTATCCAGGCTGCCACCCTTTCCAAGTCCACGGGCCCAGAGAGCTTCCACTTCCTGCATGAAGCCGAATGTCCTGGCGTCCGCGATCTCGCGTTCGAAGGCATGGACCGAGTGCTCATAGGCGTAGGTCTGAGTCTGGATCAATGGATGATTGTAGTGGATAGAGTAGGTAATTTTCGTGGTCGAAGACGGTTCGATACGAACCCGTCGATTTCCATCTATGACCTCGAGGGGCCGTGTGATTTTCAGATAGGGTTGCCGTTGGCTCTGGGGAGCAATGCCAGCTGAGCGAATGAGGCGAACGAAGTGGCCTGCACTTCCGTCCATGACGGGGGCTTCGGCGGCATCAACCTCGACGTATACGTTATCGATGTCGAGTCCGGTTAATGCTGCCAGAATGTGTTCGATCGTCTTGACTTGAAAGCCATTCCCGCTGATCGCCGTGCAGAGTTCCGTTGCCACCAAATGTTCAACGGAGGCAGCAAGAGAGGCTCCGCCTTTGCCGCTTCGGTTTACGAATACCACACCGGTATCCGCTGGAGCAGGTCTGAGTGTAAGAGTTACGGGCAGTCCTGAATGGAGCCCAACCCCTGAACAGCTCACCGCATTTGCCAACGTCTGCTGTACTCTCACAGATCACCTCAATAATTACACAGAGGTAAAAGCAACTCGTGTGCCAGAGATTTCTGTTGAGGTTAAACAACAATAAGACATTGATATTACATGCATAAATAGACATTTCCCTTGCTGTAAGTGGCGTTGTATAAATATTACACCTGTGACTTTTCATAGAATGCAGGGAGCACAGTCGCAGTGCTTTGACGTCGATCGCTGTGGTCGGTAGCAAAGGCTCAAGACCTGTTGGTGGCTGAGTCAACCGTGTAATCGGCTGCTTTAGGGCGATCTGAAAACGTCTTGT
This region includes:
- the lpxC gene encoding UDP-3-O-acyl-N-acetylglucosamine deacetylase, whose translation is MRVQQTLANAVSCSGVGLHSGLPVTLTLRPAPADTGVVFVNRSGKGGASLAASVEHLVATELCTAISGNGFQVKTIEHILAALTGLDIDNVYVEVDAAEAPVMDGSAGHFVRLIRSAGIAPQSQRQPYLKITRPLEVIDGNRRVRIEPSSTTKITYSIHYNHPLIQTQTYAYEHSVHAFEREIADARTFGFMQEVEALWARGLGKGGSLDNTIILSQDGILNESGLRFTNEFVRHKILDLIGDFSLLGVPFIGHVIAERSGHAIHTRLVQQILNHPDSWVLLNAEEPVAASEPRSAMAAPRFASLVALQAS